A stretch of Planctomycetaceae bacterium DNA encodes these proteins:
- a CDS encoding homoserine O-acetyltransferase, which yields METLVEADGTSPAFHEHSVGLTSTRLMQLFSEQEPLRLACGAQLGPITVAYETYGSLNADASNAIFVCHALTGDAHAAGYHSSEDRKPGWWDGFIGPGKGIDTNRYYVICANVLGGCQGTTGPGSLNPATGKRFCLDFPFLTVADIVSVHSKLVESLGIRQLLAVVGGSLGGMQVLQWTVQFPNQVKSAVVLASAPKLAAQGIAFNAVGRRAIYADTGFCNGDYYDSEGPRYGLALARMVAHITYLSEDSIELKFGRRLQDSDRFAFSMQKETEFQIESYLHYQGKRFVQRFDANSYLYLTRAMDYFDLSDGHATLADALRNVKARFLVASYDTDWLFPTGQSRDLVTSLLEVGKHVSFVELLCPFGHDSFLIDIDPLAQLVSPFLQQTMKASQVD from the coding sequence GTGGAAACCCTGGTAGAAGCCGACGGTACATCGCCTGCGTTTCATGAACACTCGGTAGGATTGACAAGCACCCGCTTGATGCAATTGTTTTCCGAGCAGGAGCCTCTGCGTCTTGCCTGTGGCGCGCAACTCGGACCCATTACAGTTGCATACGAAACCTACGGCAGCCTGAATGCTGATGCCTCCAATGCCATTTTCGTTTGCCACGCGCTGACAGGCGACGCTCACGCGGCCGGATATCATTCCAGCGAAGATCGCAAGCCAGGCTGGTGGGATGGATTTATCGGCCCGGGCAAAGGAATCGACACCAACAGGTACTACGTCATCTGTGCCAATGTTCTCGGCGGCTGTCAGGGAACAACTGGTCCGGGGTCTTTGAATCCTGCGACTGGAAAGCGGTTCTGCCTGGACTTTCCGTTCCTGACAGTTGCAGACATTGTCTCTGTACATTCGAAGCTGGTGGAATCGCTGGGGATTCGACAGCTTCTGGCCGTTGTGGGCGGCAGTCTTGGTGGCATGCAGGTATTGCAATGGACGGTTCAGTTCCCGAATCAGGTCAAGTCGGCTGTTGTGCTGGCATCAGCACCCAAACTGGCGGCTCAGGGGATCGCTTTCAACGCCGTCGGGCGTCGAGCAATATACGCTGACACAGGTTTTTGTAATGGCGACTATTACGATTCCGAAGGACCGCGTTACGGCCTGGCCCTGGCACGCATGGTGGCTCACATCACCTATCTGTCCGAAGATTCGATCGAACTGAAGTTTGGGCGAAGGCTTCAGGACAGCGACCGATTTGCGTTCAGTATGCAGAAGGAAACGGAGTTTCAGATCGAAAGCTATCTGCATTATCAGGGCAAACGGTTTGTCCAGCGGTTTGACGCAAACAGCTACCTGTATTTGACCCGTGCGATGGACTATTTTGATCTGTCGGACGGACATGCGACTCTGGCGGACGCCCTGCGGAATGTGAAAGCCCGATTTCTGGTGGCTTCCTATGATACGGACTGGCTTTTTCCAACCGGACAAAGCCGCGACCTGGTGACATCGCTGCTGGAAGTTGGCAAACACGTTTCGTTTGTCGAACTGTTGTGCCCCTTCGGGCATGATTCCTTCCTGATTGACATCGATCCTCTGGCACAATTGGTGTCACCATTTCTTCAACAGACCATGAAGGCATCGCAGGTCGATTAA
- a CDS encoding metallophosphoesterase — protein MASTPTRIDGPVAVIGDVHGQTDKLRRIIAQLARLPDIQNRWIVFIGDLVDRGPDPAGTVQLYCDLAAQHKKVTWVCGNHELAMAGSLGLFEVPEFLDFRGRWIAHYDSHTTFESYGAKPGSLTDLRNCMPDEHKTLMADLPWSVEHSDYFFVHAGLDRNLPFDVQIRILRERDYTLSHPPWLYSKDFITIGPPMDSPVTVVLGHVPVPSVRFGNGMIATDTTGGVGGDLSCVLLPENVVLTSAQTPQKMAAPQGPHGPRRKKSWWKPW, from the coding sequence ATGGCGTCTACTCCGACAAGGATTGATGGGCCGGTAGCGGTCATCGGTGATGTCCACGGCCAAACTGACAAGCTGCGTCGAATCATCGCGCAGCTCGCCAGGCTGCCGGATATTCAGAACCGATGGATCGTCTTCATTGGCGATCTGGTGGATCGAGGCCCGGATCCGGCAGGGACAGTTCAGCTTTACTGCGATCTTGCCGCGCAGCACAAGAAGGTCACCTGGGTCTGCGGAAATCACGAACTGGCGATGGCCGGATCGCTCGGCCTGTTCGAGGTGCCGGAGTTTTTGGATTTTCGGGGTCGCTGGATTGCCCACTATGATTCGCACACGACCTTCGAATCCTACGGAGCAAAGCCGGGCAGCCTGACGGATTTGCGAAACTGCATGCCTGACGAACACAAGACCCTGATGGCAGATTTGCCATGGAGTGTCGAGCATTCGGATTATTTCTTTGTGCATGCAGGATTGGATCGCAATCTACCGTTTGACGTGCAAATTCGCATCCTGCGCGAACGTGACTACACTCTCTCCCATCCTCCCTGGCTGTATTCAAAGGACTTTATTACCATCGGTCCCCCGATGGATTCTCCGGTCACGGTCGTTCTGGGACATGTTCCCGTGCCATCGGTCCGGTTCGGCAATGGAATGATTGCCACCGATACAACTGGTGGTGTTGGGGGTGATCTCAGCTGCGTGCTGCTGCCGGAGAATGTCGTTCTGACATCTGCTCAAACGCCCCAGAAGATGGCGGCCCCGCAGGGGCCACACGGACCTCGTCGAAAGAAAAGCTGGTGGAAACCCTGGTAG